The region ttaaatttgatagtgCTCACATTTTTAGAAGCATTTTGTGGTCATACTAAACGCTTCGATAATATGACAAAATGCTTTGTTATtccattttatcaaaaaaagtaaatgcCAGTAGTTTAAATATACCATCAAGTTTCTATGGCCCATTATATTTGATCGGAACTGGGAAAATTCCTTCTCATTCGCTGCTCTATTCCACTTGAAACAAAACGATATCGATTacggaacatcaataataAACCGGGTGTCACTTTTCCGCTAGTCAATAAAACAATGccggaaataaaaaaaataaaaaatcggaAATTTCGTTTCACTGACTAAACATCGCTTTTCAAGCCTTTCCAGCTTTCATTCAGTCCTTCCGTTCGCCCCCCGGATGGAAATTTAAGACGTCTTTCGTGTAACAGGCGGAGAAACGTAGCAAAACTTAACTCTTGTCGGATTTAAAACGTCGTTAATcaactttcaaaaaatttatccgGGGGTCTTTATAGACGTAATGTTGCCGACGACGATCCGCCTTACGAATAATAGGATTAAAGGTggggaattaatttattgagtcttGGAAGAGGGAAGTTTGCAGTAGCTAAAGTTTACGAGTTTGCAATCATTATTGGGTGCTCTTTGTTGAGCAATAGAATCAACAAACTTAGATCAAGATAAATTGTTTCTATGCTATTAACATTAACTTTTCTACGTAACTACTAAAATCCATAAGTGCTGGAGATAAATTAATCgccgtttaattttaattgacaagTTGTAACGAATAGATTTGTTTAGTTTTCTAAAAAGAAAATCGAATAAATAGGAAATTCCTTGGAAAAGTTCCCAATCGGCAATTACGTTTCAATTACAATACGCAACCGACATGGAAAACTTCTCGTGACAAAACAATTAACCAAAAACTACTTCCGAAAACCGGGATATCGGTGTTTCTAAAAGCCTTGTCGATAACGTTTACGTTTTAGCGCGCCCAAGTCTGATGTAATTAAGGCAATAACTTTCGAAATTTGAGCACATTCAAAAGTTAAAACAGTGTTTCCAACTGTTAATGCATTGCGGTAGTTTACCAGTTTCGTGTTACAtttgtcttaataaaaattgactaaCTTTCGTAAATGTTTTAGCTCGAACACCCGACAGTTCCAGAACCATgatttaatttgtacaaataGAGCAGATGTCGTCTGAAACAGAAACTATGCCACCATTTTACGGGGCGTTGATGTCtactgatttaatttatttatttaattgtcttgtattgtttaatattgagTTAAAACggttgttaaattatattgtaggtttcaaattaatttacaagcaATTTCTAAATTCACAGGATAATTGCATCaagttgataattatttattttgatgctTGATCTTTATTTTATGGCATGAGAGTGATCGACAttctaagttttaatatttccccGAAATTCATCTAAAAACCCtgagtataatataatagtatcTATATTTGGTGTAGGCCTACGTTTagtggaattatttcctaacgtttcACTACCAAGAGTGGATaacatcttcagaggtctgatcTGGTTCGTGTCTCTTTGACTCAAACAATGGTCTCGAAAGACTTGAtctttacaatataaaataatacttttgaatatatcaaatatcgataattatcaaaattttaatgacatatttaatcaaacatcatcattaaaacactaaaacaatattatctttgattaatctaaagagaaaataattaaattcaaataattcgaTCTTATTTAGAATTAGTTTAGGATATGGTTCGATTCGTTTTCTTATCGCGTCTTCCCGTTTCCCGCTTTTCGGGGCCTAATACAAATTGAGAATTTGGCTTGCCATTGTCTTATCAGTCAAGGCTTTTGTCCGAGACCGATTCCGTTGAATGGCGGCTCCATAAATTATTTGCCTCTCTCAGATGTTCGCGGCACGGAAGAGTTGACGCATTGTGTCTCCTACGAATTATCATTCATAATGGGACAAACTATACGCTACAAATGCGCTACAGATGgcaatgttttttcttttggaGGAGGGCTGACGTCAATGGCATATAGACAATGCTCCTTTTAGGGATCGGATCGTGCCAAGTGGCTTTGGAAATTGAATTTGGATGGAAATAGGGCGAAATAAAGAACAAGTATATCAAGTAAATGTCAATtgtaacatttaattgttAGTTCGCTTTTGAACGTGTTGAATTTCTGCAATCAAAAGGAATAAGAAATGAAAGATTCAATGGGTAAAAACTTGGCTTTTATGAACTCGTCACAAGCGTCCGAATCCTATCGAATGGCGTCGCGTGTAGGACCTTTATAGGCATCTTGTAGCCTCCGTCCAACCTCACGGGAGGTCTTCGCAGCAAGTATTTGCCATTAGCCGGATTCGTCGATTGTGTAACAGTCAATCCCGATATTTCTCGCGCGCTGATGCTTTTcgcaaataattgaaattttgaacgGGGAATTAGATGTCGGTTGAGTCCTCCCGTGGGCTTCGACGACAAGGAATCTACATCCCAATGAAACACGTGATGGGAGATATTGACGTCAACACCTTAGGTGACAGTCGCTGACAGGATTACTTTTTATGTCGGAATGGTGTGGTTTTATGTGTCGTCAAAAGTGACGTCGCAGAAACGGGCGTCTATTGTTGGCCAATagaatgaaaattttgtttcttaaaaatatttttatattccctTGTTTCTATTCTGTTAATCTTAAGCCTaaatgttgaagtattttataaaatattttacaaatacgttgttttattattgttattcgtagtgtatatttaatataaattaataaccaccCACgtcatttagttattaatatacCAGTctgtgaattaattatattgcaaTTGTCTCTAAATAAACCTCAAAAAGCatctaaaattgattttataaattaaaattattattctccaTCATGAAGTTCTAACATCGTgtcttaatatattatttatatccacccttataaaactttaatttaccaTTTGACAATCAttttgtcagcaaacaataattCACATGGAATATAATAGTCATTTAATCTTATTTCTAAAGCTATCatgttttacataattaagagaaaaaattACGTACATAACGttgatttaacttaaaattgatttcttgATTTCTGCCTCGATAGTCACTTATGAAGAAAAAATCTCTTTGtactttgaaatatatttatatttataaatattaaattgaattatagatttttctttttcacaaCCAATTTGCGtcattaaaaatgacaaattaaataCTGTATATGATAtagattttcaatattaaaattaaattaatataaagacAAAAAGTGATAAATTAATCTAACTAACTAGTTCAGAtagttaattgaattttgtccccattaaattttagtaattacaaatacttacaaaatataagaacgataaaagtttattgtttacaacaaattagCGGTAAATTGCTGTTCAACATAATAGaagtaattcattatttatttaatcacattAACCTATTGAAAAACAGATGATGTAGgccaatttcaataaaatatataacataattttctttaatataaataatagtaatattttgaagatgtcTTTAATTGCCTTGTCTAATGATTGAAATTTCACCACACTGTcatcaaaatcttttttaGGTTAACAGACACTTTTTAAGTACTGTTTGATCAGATTTACCTAATTCAATCTATGGTCCATACAggctaaaataaattcatttttcattgcTTGTTACAAAACTATCAATAAAAGTCTCATTTGCGTTGTGTGCAAGCAGAGAATTAGCAATCATCTAACGCCTGAAATGTTATACTCACTGAAATTAATTGGGTGAGACTCTTTAATGGTTCATTGATGTTTAATGACTGATCTATTTCCAAATATGTTAGACTAGAATTTTGCACGagatattgtttaattctCTCATTTTCAATCCATTCACTACCACTTCTActcataaagaaatttaaatacaccatttttcaatcaaaaaagttttaaatccggagtaagaaaaaataaataataatacacaaaaattgttaaaatgtaataaatataaaaaattacgaatTGTGAACcaaaaaagttgttattaataaaacattaataaaatactgaacAGAATATGACAcaatttggaaagatttttCTGGTTCCCTTAGAAAAGAATTGTCGAATTTGAGGAAGTAACCATAAAACATACTCAATAATGCATATTTCAATTCTCGTTAAACAGCGAGTGAAAGTACACTCTGGATTGTAACGTTTCGAAATCTCTGGGGAGGCACTCAATTCCGGCAACGTTGAGTCCTAAGAAAACACGACCATTGTAACCTACCTGCAAACTTGTACATGCACATATGTACACATGAACAAAGCGAGATACGGAGCCACAATTAACCTTCAAACGCAGCCACGGAAAATTGAATAACACAAAAGTGGTGGTGCCGAGACGGGGTCATGGCAATTAGAAAGCAAGGGGGTGAATACGGTAATGTTTGCGCTACGGACACAAGTGCCTGCAACCGTGTTGATTTATTTCGGGAACCGTTGAATTATCAGTAGCGTTGCGAGCAGGCCACATGTgcgtttttcattttattgtaaattatgcgGTGTCTTGCGCCGAACACCATTTTAATCACActtatatatactataaaatCGGATGGTTTCGCTTTGTAAATTTACcgtaaaataaattgcttATTTTGCTTTAAAACGTATGCCACACCATgtttcacaatatttattttgcaggaataatttatttcacaaaaaaatatatattctttatttgaaCAGCTATAAAGTGACTCCTTGCGACAACCCATGACATAAACAGTgtgttcttattttttattagaaattcgACTATCTGACTATTGAAGATTGAACAATATGAGATACTAAGAGATGTCTTatcttttgtatataaatactgGATTGCGTACAACCTTCTTTGGTTCATATGTCAAATTCAAGAACTTTgcttacattaaaaaaatccgactttaattaattttctcaaattttaattaattctactcaaaaatcaaataaaataaaagtatcataagtatttaagttttttattatttataataaataatgaatactttttaatatataaaataaactatttaaataattcagtagCAAATACAGGATTATaatcttttaagaaaataaaataatactgataataatagaaaattatatttttttagaataataattccTTATCAAGCTTAAGTTATAGAGAGTTGTACCAATATGGATTGGATAAATGCAGCTTATGTGAATCAACCAACCTTAACATATTCCCGAATTGACTCTTTTGAATATCTGCTCATACCACCGTCTCGTATCTTTTGTACATAGACGTCGTTAACAGATTAAAAGCGCGTCCCGCAATGTATTTTACCCTTGTTTGAAATGATTTGGACAGCTGTCGGCACAATGAACCCCGCGGCagacagaaaatatttaataacgagATCGGTGGTGATAACAAAATCGATACACTTTAATGGATTTCCTTTACTGGATTTGGTAACAATTTCACTATGGAGGTGTGCGACTATTTACATGTTAGGAGCGACTGGAAGTGTCACTACACGATAACGATCTGAAGAACTTGCCGCTCAATTTCCTGTTTCGGAACTGAAGTGGGACTACgaacaaataatattcttttagtaTGCAGTTTCTGCTTATCAGACGGGATTACAAGATTTTATCGGGACAAACACggaacaaaaactaaattagatTTCTTCACATTCTTGCAATGGCAGCAAATAGtaagaaactaaaaatgaaaaataatttaatttcgtaggcgaataatagtaatttatttttatggttcGAGTAAATCCAAATCAGTaccaagattttttttttaaattaaaatatttatatctcgATATTTTATCACATTATCTTACTTTAAGTTGTTATAAAAAGTTgtcattctaattaaattttgcattaatgtttatatttttcaatataacatTGGTACTTcaactagttttttttttcttggagAGAATggtgataaaaattttattgttttcatagtTATTaacgattaatttaaaatattttttgtttattacttaaaaatcaggtcaatatttacataacgaaggtaattttagtttagaattggttatgtttatgtttatgcTGTCATATattctaacaaaataattgtactttaattaccgctaaaattaatatttaaatttactcattttatttgtaatatccATCGTAaccaccattttttatttaatataatcattcTAATACATTTTCATGTCTTACTTTAAAATAGGCCACAAATAAGCACAAATACAAAACATTCCGTGTAATTCGCTATTTTGGATATAAAATGGATTTATGGACggttcaaattaaacaaaaacctaGAATCGAATACAATTCCTTGGGAATGGCCCGTAAATTTCATTCGACCTGATCCATAAATTTCCTGCGAACAAGATTGATTAGTTCCCCACTGCAAAAAAATACGAATGCATTGCAATTCAAGGATGAAGTTGCATCTGAAAGATTAATTACGGAAACCACTGTTCTAATACTGCTAATGCTACTTTCCATTGGAGCAAGCCTACAGATTTACTTGAGTATTCTAATATAAAGTAAGTGAGAAAATGATTCACattcattgttttaataatgtaaagtaTTATTGTGTTcgcattgaaaatattataatcttaTTTAGCAACAAAGTATTGCAATATAAccttattgatttattataaaactttagtggttttccaaaataaagtaaataaagttTACATGAACAACTTCATTTCCTCTTTCACATACGCCTTGCAGCAATCCgttcagaaattttattacaggAATAATCCTCTTTATTTCACATGCACACACAGCAAATGTAATTGTAATGTTTATTAGTGCACAAAgccaaattaattgaattaaaacctACGAGTAGAGTTGGATGGGTTTTAAGCGCATGAGGCAGACGTCCAAAAACCCAAAATGCAGAAAACATTCTGTGTCGCGGCTTAAAAGATTTGCAACGCAGACATTgaggaattaaaattaaaatcttgtaTGAAATAAGTGTCTGCACATAATTGTGAACCGCCTAAAATTCTCctgcatattaaaattgtaagccAGTTGAAAAGTTGATTGTTCAGGCCCACAAATGAcgtattgttattaaattagggAAGCGTGATCGAGTTTAAGTTTATacagttcaaattaaaatttaatattttacgacCTGTGAATAATTGACGTCATTACATCCGGATATTGTGTTTCAGAAGAATTATCAACggtatatttcattttcagtttacaaattgtaatgtaaaatgtataaaaacagtGATCAAAagatactttattaaattcacatttattaaaattcaactttTGTAAAACTCATGaagaatattattgtttattttttaaatatatttttaataaattgtgaatggtattcttttttaatactggcagttgattttgaaattaataaaaccctATTAAATCTAATTGAGTTAATCATGAAACATGATTATGTAAGATAATTGAGAGGTAATtcataaagcacattttaatttgtgtgggtttttttttttaaatatggcaagtataatatataaataaacaaaaatagtatttatgattaagtttaaaaaggtttttgttctttttaattcttaattctaatttattactaaaaattataaatataaagtataataGAGATTTTTTCCATGTAAAAAGTACGTTATAAAATACACGACACTGTGAAGATAAGAAAATCTTAACAATAAATCACGACCATTCGcaagtattaaaaatgattaataatttaataaatcatcacGTCCATTTACACAcatgtacaaatttaattgttccagttttaattaaaagcacATAATGTCGGCAGTAAAAAATACTTCTAATAAAACACGACAACTATAAttcataacatatatttattatttatgccaTCAACCATAGAATAGGTcgttaaatatcaaaataataattaacaatttattacggCGTCGTgcataatgtttgaaattgacgaaaaataaaaaagaagtcGTTTAAAGCCAAACTGGTTCTGGTAGGAACGTACAATGTTCGAACGTACAATGCTCGAAAATAACTGACCCactttgtttttaaacaaaataaaatgaaaattaactcTGGCAAAGAAAATAACACGGGATGTTTCCCACGCGTACATCGTCGGCATTGTTAATTGAAGAAGgaaataactatatttttttaaaaagtattgttttttttaatttaatatgtaataatagtaataaaacaaatttatttatatttaaatttaaatattgatttaagttTGCAACTgctaatattgaattatattgtTCCAGCTTTTAGTCCCATCAATTCCACTAGGACCAAAATGGCATGTTCCTCCAGACTGTTTCTCTTGTTAACCCTTTTATCAATCGCCCACGCCGAAAACGCGGACTGGACTAAACAATGCaacaaatgtaaatgtatCTGGACCAGCGGTAGAAAAACTGCAGACTGCACTTCGAATGATTTTGAGGAGATACCCAAGGATCTCTCGGGCGAAATCAGAGAAATAGATTTCTCGAACAATGCTTTGACCCAGTTCGGCAGGAACGTTTTTAAAGAAGCTAATCTTAAGGATATACACAAATTAAAGTTTCAGAATTGCAGTATACAATCAATCCATGATACGGCCTTCGATGGTTTAGTCTTGCTGATAGAACTCGACTTATCCCGAAATAAGTTGGTGTCTTTAAGTAAACGTATTTTTAGGGAGACATCCAAGTTGCGAGTCATCAGCTTTAGTTATAATAAGATTAAGACTGTAGAGCGTgaactgttttttaatttgactcACGCACAAAGAATATCTTTGGATCACAACGAAATCGAAGTCTTAGATAAATCCACATTTAAGAATTTACCGTCATTGCAACACATTGGCTTGGACTACAACAGATTAAAAACTCTGTCTTTGGATTTCGCCACTATGCCTAAATTGAATAGTCTTAAGTTAAGTGGAAATCCTTGGGTTTGCGACTGTCATCTAGAGGCTTTCAAAAATCACGTACAGGAAAATAATCTAAACACTGAAAGTATCTTGTGCGACGCACCTGAACTTTACAAGAACGCAGAATGGGATATAAAACGTGTTTTTGCATGTCTACCAAAAATATCGTATCCAACTCCTAATACAATTATCCAAGTACAGGATTCGAATGTAACTCTGACTTGTGCAGTGTCGGGAAATCCCGCCCCAGACGTTGATTGGGTGGGACCTAATGGCAGAACATTAGACAAAGATCCAAGACTTACCAAGCAAAAATATATCGTTAACAAGAACTCGTCGGGGGAGATTTCATACAACAACATCACTATCATAAATTTCACATACAGGGACCGTGGTGATTATAAGTGTTTAGCGAAAAATCCTGGAGGACAGGACGAAGTTAACATATCGTTGAGTTACACTCAAGGCGTTGGAAGTATTGGAAAAGCACCTCTGGACATAAATTTAGGACTGATTATAGGTTTAGGTGTTGTGATTGTAGTGACACTCATAATAATCATAGTGATCTTGGTGTGTTTTTGCAAGAGGAGCAGCAATAATGCCAATAATCAGAAGAGAAATGATGACAGTGATGGTTTGGAGGAGTATATTGGGATGAGGAACCAGCCAGAGATGAAAAAACAGCTGTTGACCGATGTTAACCCAGTGTCTAAGCCACCAAGAGTGACCGTTCCTGGTACAGTTACCGCTGGAGGGACCGAAGTCAGTGATCAGAAAAGAATCCTGCTGGACACAGATTCAAATTATGGTgagtaaatttattcttaaatgtCTGATTTTAATGACTATGTGTAAGTCATTATATTTGATTGTAACGTAGTATTGCATTGAAAGTTTCTTGGTTAAAGactgaaatatgtaatattatattcaaatccTGGAGGCtcccttttatttaaatctcgttatttttttttaatggaggAGATTGTTTTGCTACGAAAGTGGTTTGTTTaagagattttttatattttgttatttcatgTAGTGATTTATCGGAATAAATTAcaagaattttcaattaaaaacatgtaGCAAAAAGTGTTACAAAGAACCTAGTAGGAaatgaatcacatttttactttaaagcGTAATggttttataatgtaatatattccgtagagaatatattttgtttgataagagaaaattaatgatcaaaaatgaaaaatgttggaACTATTGTagatataaaactaaattaacgaGAAGAAACGTACTTGACGTACAAAATCTCATTTCTATGCTTTTTCAACAAGCATTACTGgtccttttattaataaattaattatcaaatttcgtGTTTTctactaatttataaaaattgcagttgtaatatttaaatatttattaaatagatgTCGGTATTTTTGACTTAAGGTAAcgcaaataatataatttacgttaaaaaatcatttatttcacaattttatgaGAATCACAAATTTTCATATCAAATAactatgttataattttaataaacactgtcaaaataaaatatatgcattggattaatttttttatttatcctaaccaatttgttgtaaaatactaatttgttTCAGAAGACATCGACGACGAATCCTTCTCGATGGAAGGCAGTTCAATGCCGCTGATGCGTAAGTCGCAACTCCTGTTGGACGATTTCCGACAACCGTATCCCCCGGACCTCCTCGCGTTCCCTCCACGTAACCTCCAGCCATCGCCCGCTGGAAGTTCAGCGTCAACCGTGGCCGACACCAGCAGACTTCCGCCCCACCACGGTCCCCAATCGCCTCTGCACAGTCCTCTCTACGAACACCTGTACAGGACGTTACCGATATCGAGGAGTCAGAGTCCATTCGTAGGACCGGTGCCGCCGAGGATGCCCAGATTGGGACAGGGATACGTTACGATACCGCGAAGGCCGAGACAGAGCTGGAGCAGCGAGCCGCCCTTGTCCGACATTGGCGAGCCTCTCTACGACAATTTGGGTGCCAGAACTTCTAttaatggtaatattttgCACATTgggaatgatttttttatgttggatgaataaattcattttatttcagcatttttacagtaaaatattatttattaaaatgagttttatttcctcttattcacatttttttactcaaaaatattcttatcaattttgtgtaaatataatttatctatggtaaaaaatttataaaatgtgtataatgttattaatatgtatatgtattttgcaatatataatataatgcttttaattcaatatttataaaaattgaataacgatataattgtttttattttatctgatTCATAACTGATACgtaattaacttattacaATTAACTGAAGAGAAAATCTACTTTAATTTTCagcttctaataaaaattgaaccgTTTATTATGGTTATGGATTGTTATGATGTAGAGGGACGCTTTTTCTATTGACTAAAGTATCTCGTATTTAAGCTTTTCACGACCTCAGTTTGCAAGCAGTAAACAGTTGCATTAATCCTTTTGGTAGCTAgccaaaatgtaaaatttcatcCGCAGTCCACCATACACTTATCAAATCTTAAAACTTCTTTTCAGTACTGTTCCCTAGATTTAGCAGCTTCAGTCAATTGTCCAGACTGCCAAGAATTGTTGAAATCAACCCATTTTATGTCGCACATAATACGATCAATAAAAGGCTCATTTGAGATGCATACAATTCTGTTATCctcacttattatttatttgtatttgtccAATTTCTGAAACACGTCACACTGTATAATATCTGGCTCCTTAACAAACAGTTCCAATGCGACATACCTCCATTATATGctactatataatattttaaatacaaaacaagaaaaaattcagGAGCTTAGTTAcaaagttttcaaataatatacaattgaatgcaaatgttttataatatatataataattaaatttatctaaataaatcataaattaaaaatgaaaattactttttctggtacaaaatatgttgatTGTAATTATGATTATGTTTACTAATGAGAATATATATGAGtacactttaataaattaataatttaattacctcCCCCATTCAAGCCTCTATCCACAATTCAGTTAAAtgtatttagaattaaacttgttgaattattattatataaaacaattcagtttttcattatttgcaatattttattcatcattaaaatcaaataaatttacattaattgtaaataaagtgTGGCAATAAAATCAGATGCACGCCATTTTTAAAGGGTGTTATCTCGATAAATCTACACTGAAACCCACTCGAACgtgtaacattaatattaaattgaatttaaagcaTTATCACAATCTTatctgattattattattatatattta is a window of Aethina tumida isolate Nest 87 chromosome 7, icAetTumi1.1, whole genome shotgun sequence DNA encoding:
- the LOC109595842 gene encoding amphoterin-induced protein 2 isoform X1 — protein: MACSSRLFLLLTLLSIAHAENADWTKQCNKCKCIWTSGRKTADCTSNDFEEIPKDLSGEIREIDFSNNALTQFGRNVFKEANLKDIHKLKFQNCSIQSIHDTAFDGLVLLIELDLSRNKLVSLSKRIFRETSKLRVISFSYNKIKTVERELFFNLTHAQRISLDHNEIEVLDKSTFKNLPSLQHIGLDYNRLKTLSLDFATMPKLNSLKLSGNPWVCDCHLEAFKNHVQENNLNTESILCDAPELYKNAEWDIKRVFACLPKISYPTPNTIIQVQDSNVTLTCAVSGNPAPDVDWVGPNGRTLDKDPRLTKQKYIVNKNSSGEISYNNITIINFTYRDRGDYKCLAKNPGGQDEVNISLSYTQGVGSIGKAPLDINLGLIIGLGVVIVVTLIIIIVILVCFCKRSSNNANNQKRNDDSDGLEEYIGMRNQPEMKKQLLTDVNPVSKPPRVTVPGTVTAGGTEVSDQKRILLDTDSNYEDIDDESFSMEGSSMPLMRKSQLLLDDFRQPYPPDLLAFPPRNLQPSPAGSSASTVADTSRLPPHHGPQSPLHSPLYEHLYRTLPISRSQSPFVGPVPPRMPRLGQGYVTIPRRPRQSWSSEPPLSDIGEPLYDNLGARTSINGSFSQSLNKLGETSTPKSNRLFPSTPCTIDPIAEHEPPPTVQTLPRNLNKLSPSRTNWAKQNAEALRSPEKRKSTASLPGTEGKKIPPRPPPKPKKQVANRPLFEDEGEDGTEV
- the LOC109595842 gene encoding amphoterin-induced protein 2 isoform X2 — protein: MACSSRLFLLLTLLSIAHAENADWTKQCNKCKCIWTSGRKTADCTSNDFEEIPKDLSGEIREIDFSNNALTQFGRNVFKEANLKDIHKLKFQNCSIQSIHDTAFDGLVLLIELDLSRNKLVSLSKRIFRETSKLRVISFSYNKIKTVERELFFNLTHAQRISLDHNEIEVLDKSTFKNLPSLQHIGLDYNRLKTLSLDFATMPKLNSLKLSGNPWVCDCHLEAFKNHVQENNLNTESILCDAPELYKNAEWDIKRVFACLPKISYPTPNTIIQVQDSNVTLTCAVSGNPAPDVDWVGPNGRTLDKDPRLTKQKYIVNKNSSGEISYNNITIINFTYRDRGDYKCLAKNPGGQDEVNISLSYTQGVGSIGKAPLDINLGLIIGLGVVIVVTLIIIIVILVCFCKRSSNNANNQKRNDDSDGLEEYIGMRNQPEMKKQLLTDVNPVSKPPRVTVPGTVTAGGTEVSDQKRILLDTDSNYDIDDESFSMEGSSMPLMRKSQLLLDDFRQPYPPDLLAFPPRNLQPSPAGSSASTVADTSRLPPHHGPQSPLHSPLYEHLYRTLPISRSQSPFVGPVPPRMPRLGQGYVTIPRRPRQSWSSEPPLSDIGEPLYDNLGARTSINGSFSQSLNKLGETSTPKSNRLFPSTPCTIDPIAEHEPPPTVQTLPRNLNKLSPSRTNWAKQNAEALRSPEKRKSTASLPGTEGKKIPPRPPPKPKKQVANRPLFEDEGEDGTEV